From Calliphora vicina chromosome 3, idCalVici1.1, whole genome shotgun sequence:
acatattttctttttattaaataaaacatcaGGTTTTGCATTTAtattactaataataataattatttcttttttgtttgtttcttcttttatcattcattaattttaaagttatacgTACTACtaattcaaattgtattttatgtttatgCTTATTTTGTTGTGTattatttgcaaattaaaattaaaaaatgtccatttaagcttaaattatgtatttatgttttgttattgttggttggttttgtttttataaacagTCCTTAACATTAAAGTGTTTTGGCTGCATTCTGTATTTGatgattttatttgtaatatttagaGAGGAGAGAGAACAACAAGCAGAGAAGGTAAATTCATTTTGTTTCAATgattctagttttttttttattaattgatgTTTAACATAGTAAcattaatgttttctttttagagaaataaattaaaattaaataataattatgatgATGGAGTTACATGCCTGTGATGACTGTTATtaacgaaattaaattttaaaaaatctaccGATCTCAAGTAAAAGTTTGCCGTTTcctttgcaatttaatattgttatgatagcaatttatttattaaaaagattacaaaagaaaaaataaaaataaattttattttttttaataaacaatataaaaaatcggtggtttttattaagtttttcttccagctattttattttaatgatttaccacatacactcactcacacacaaaaacacacacGCCCCTAAagcatttgaaaaaataataataaaataaaaacaacgtATGTATGTAACTCCAAATGTTGTATGTTTACAAATAACATTATGTAGCTTGCAGCTTTACAAACATAAATTGAAGAAAGAGAGGGAGAAAGGGAGGTAGGTAGAAAGGTATATGGAGCAatgtaaaagtaaaaaatcaatataaactaaagaagataaacaaaatattacaaaatgttataaatttactACCACTCTACTGCCATTTAAGATAAGAATTGGACCACCTTCGTTTTAATATCAGTCGAAATAATGgacaaacacaaacaaataggTGGTAGCTTAAAAGTCACTATCGTAGTTGACATCTTGGGCTTGTGTTGATTCATCCGATCGCTCGGATATGGGTTCTAGGTCAGCATCTAGACCTGGATCATTCATTGAGGTTGGACAGCAGGGATGTGACATAGAATCGAAGGCATCTTTTATTTGATTGTTGGCACCCTTGGGATCCAAATCGGTGGCCCAACTAAAGTGCATGAGAGCCGAGTCAACATTGCCTAAAGTTTTATGAATTTTGCCTATTAAATAGAACACGACCGATTCCTTAGGTACAATTTCCTTGAGCTCTTCAAGTTCTTTCAAAGCCTCTTGATGTTTACCCAATGAGAAGTATATCGAACCACGATGGAAACGTGCCAATGGATTTTTAGGATCTAATGTTGCGGCGGTATTAAGGGTCTGCAGGGCTTGCTCTTTCTTTTGCATAAAGTATTGCATAGCACCAATATGCACAAGAATAACGGAATTCTGAGGATTGATTTTCAGCGCCTTAATGTAGTGCAATTCGGCCAGTTCGTATTTTTCCTGTTTTGAGTAGATGGTGCCGATGCCAAACCAGGCATTGTAGTGGCGTGGATCTCTGACAACAGCCGAACGGAAATAGTCCATGGCTCGGTCTAGTTCTTCGGTGAGTACGAGCTCATGGCCCAATAGCGTGTAACTATATACAAATTCTGGATCTACTTGTACGGCCCGCTTAAAGAACTTTATAGCTGTTTCATGCTCTTTATGCAGTGAAAAACAATTGCCCGCTACACACCATGTTATGGGTGAGGTTTTATCTTGATTGATCAGATCCTGGGCCAAGGCCGACAGACTTACCTCTTTTTGCAAGTGCCACAAAGACGAGGAATATATTTCCATATAATCTAAACGATAGGGCTCTTGTTCATGTATACGTTTAAATATCGCCACCGCATTCTCGTATTCTCTCAGTTCGTAGTGGCACATGCCGATTAATGACTGCACCCAACTGGAAGAAAAATGATGTTTTGGTATTGTAGCCTCTAAGTGTTTGATGGCGCCTTTACATTGAAAATGTGCTAATTGCTTAAAGCCTTCGCCTAGATCACGCATTAAGGTCATCAGACCATCGGCCGATTGTTTTTTGAGGGCGAGCAGGTGATGGGTCATAGTTTGGgcactatttaaactgttgttcaGCTGTACTTTGGCATCCTCGTTTGAGCGATTAATGCCAGTCTGTGCCGAAGTGATTGTTTCCACTTTTTCCTTATCTTTGCGTATATTCTTTTCGCTAACCTTGTCGGCATTTGTTTGATTGGCATTCGATTTGTCTTCGATGAGTTCATTGTTTAGACAGATTTTGCCCATACGAGTTTTAGTTTTACGTGGCGGTGACCGAGGCTGAACGAACTTATTTGATATATTGGGCGACTTGTTGTTTTCCTTGACTGAATAAGCACTGTGGCTAAAGAGACGGGAACTTCGTCTCACAGCAGCATTAGGAATATTAGgaactatttaaatataaaaaaaatgatcaTCTGagtacatttaaaatataatggATTGGTTCATTTCACTTACCATTTGAAACATTGCCACTATTGTTGGGTGTACGTGGTGTTATATTACCGGTTTGTGTAAACACGGACGGTTTACTGCCGCCGCCAGCATTTGTTGATGTTTCTTTGCGATTTATTAGGGAACTAACGTGGCCCTTCATCTTTTTTCCTATTACTTTTTGTTCTTGATTGACTTCGGCCAGTGTTTGGGGCAATGGGGAATTCGTAACATTGAGATTAGTTTGTGTGTGACCAGCACCTAGACTGCCCAAAAATGAAGAATCTCCACCACACGGACTGTTTATAGGCAGTACACCGAAACTGGGTGTTGTGGGTGACATTGCAGACAGATATTTGAATTGTTTGCGAAATGGTGTACCAGCACCACCATCAAATTGTTGTTGTCCTTGTGCCGTAATGCTAGTTTGTTCGGAATTGGTTGTATAACCCACTGGAGTGTCGTCCAACATCATCATACTGGTGTTTTGCTGCCCCACTCCTTGACCAACAACGCCACCGCTACCCACACTCTGTCCAACATTCGTACCCCTTAGCATTGATATggaactatttaaattgttattgttattatttggtGTGGTTAATGCTTGTAACGCTCCCAGGCCATTGTTATTGGAAGGCGGCTGTATTTGCTGTTCTATGGGTGTGGAGAGTATATAATTTGAACTATTACTCAATTGACTAATAAAACCACCATCCACAGAAGCATTTGAATTTGTTGTgccaaaatttgaataatttatagaGCCGCTTTCGTTTAGGCTGCCAAGATTTCCTGCCGCGCAGCCGCCACCACCAAACAGTATCATCGAATTTGTATTCACATTACCTTGGCATGTATTGAATATATCGGTATTgggaatttgaaaaatattatttgcatCGGGATATTCGCCCAACTGACAGAGATCGGCAAATGCTTGCCACATAAAGGGATTTAATTTTAACGCCTTGCGCAATGCCATGGTGGCAATTTTATTACGTTCCGTCTTCACACAAATTTGTGCTATCAACTGCAGTACAAAACATGCAACTTCGCCGAATTCCTTGACAATGTCGTCAAAGCAATTCTTCATATCACCAAAACCATTGATGGTTAGGGCACATTCAGCCTCGGAATATTTCTTAAGTTGGTAGGCACATTTCGCCTGCAAGAAACGACACTGTGGTGAACGACGAGATTTCTCTCGTAACAGCCAATAGGTTTGATGTATTAGATTTGAACGATAATAGCTGGTGGCTAAGATAAAGATGGTTTCATCAGTCTCCactagaaataaagaaaaatatatacaaaaaatgataaatttaattattttagatatattctataaaaactgataattttcacatttttttttaacaaaaaaatagtttttgcgaAAAGTAATTTTTCACGTTGACTCCCATAGTAAACCATTTGTACATAATAAGTAGTATGTGTTCCAAAGAACCATTTCAtgatatatgaaaatatatcaTAAATTCCTCCAAACAACTCAGAGCAAACATAAGTTTTTGGCCTTGTCTTCTGATTTTGATAATATTCGGTAAACACATTCCCTTTACAATCCTTTAAAATTTGCATactattaaattacaaaaaattatttttttttttaattcaagaaAATTTACAACGTTTTTTATGAAGTCGATTTTGGATTTAATTGATATAAGGTGAATTTGAAAGATAATTATGTCCCTTTATAAttaataagtaagagagctatatgtatgtacccttcaacaaaaatttactttaaaatatttttaggtaaataaaatttttaaaaaaattaccaatttttttaatttaaaaattgtttttttttttaatttattagtgaaaaaatgtttataaaaacaattttttttggtgaaaaaaaaattcggctaaaaaatatttttcccgattttgacctattgtaggtacgacttactatggccttatatacgccgttgcaaaggtctttgaaatatctattattggatatccatattgtctatattaataacttagtaatccagatacagataaaaaaaataatcgaggTTGTCGTGGTTTTTTCCTTACATCTCAGGCCGATTGTCTCTAAAGgaaccgagccgggagaattatgttgatgtatgaatcatgtatgtaagttatttgggggctacggatagttgatttcaacatatagacgAACAGACATACATGGCTATATCAAATCTGCTATAGCCATGCTATACCTCCGAATATAGCACtcgtacttgttttttttttaaataaattttattcgagtagtcgattaatcgaataattttttattctaaattgaaaaatgttattcattcgaataaaatattattcgaataatttttaatatataaccCTAATTGTGACCTTTGAATTGAATTCGAAGGGGCCgacaaatttaaattagtatACCTTTCCGAATGAAGCATATCGACAAAATAGATGTTGGAGCTTTcacaattttgcaaattttcctaatatttttaattacaaaacttatatgtattttgtttgcatAAAGTGTTCCAAAGTCTGTTCAATATAAACATGGATTTTCGTATGAAGTTAATTAAAACCGGTATTCATTATTTTCCTTGTTCGATTGTAATGTAAAGAATTTCGCtaagaactttttttaaatcgcattcaaataaattagcaaatatttttaattgtatttagcTAATGCTTTTTATTCTAACACATGTTTAGCACGACAGCATTGACCTTAAGAAACTCCAAAAACCACATTCTATGATTAACTTACTTAAATCATCAAAACTTGTTCTAAATTTGGTGAgatcttttttattttacaagtgTAGAGTATAAGTAGGTTTGGGCTGTTCCCAATAAGCTCTTTCAACCCAATTTTTTAGCAGATTAATTCTCATTTTGAAAAAGGCACTGAATTTAATCCTGCTTGTATCCAAAaactttttccttttttattccCTAACACATATTATTCAAAGTTAAAccataatatattaaaattgacGACTTTATACCGAACTTTGCACATGATAGACaaaattgttgtttataaaCTATAGTTGTCTTAAGACATAATTCCAAAATCtcatcataaaattaataaatagcaaattatcgatttttttaaaatattttttttttaccttcgGAACATAAACGCTCCGCCAGAAATACCGCATCCTTGTGATCATAGTGATTGAGACAATGCCATATGGCAGcctaaaaagaaataaaccctTTTGTACCaataacaacaaccacaagATTGCGAGGCATTACTTACCTGTACTGGTTCTTGTAGAATCATTTCTGTTTAAACAATATTGTTAATGTTGCAAATAGTTTGTATGAACTTTTCGTCCCTTATCACGTCTTTTTATACTTTGTTGTAAGTGTTTATTTGCTTATGCAAACAAACGTAtcctttttaatttcaatttaaacttttattgtattaaaaaactttttaacacCCCACACATGTACATGTACGAAGCCAATGCACGTCTCTTGTATTTTGGTCGTAATATTAAATAGACTTGCAATGCTtgtgctgctgatgatgatgacgaccaCCACCACCGCCACCAACAATAACCAAAATTAACAAACAAGCTATACTGCTGCCTGCTACACACAATTTTTTTGTGATACCTTAGTGAGCACTAAGGCCActctttgaaaaaatttcaccTTTAATTAATCGAATTTTTCGATCAATTTTCTTGATTATTTCACACCGAATTTGATTTCTTATTAAttactaacaattgttttaggcatttttcttggttttttataaaaacgcaAGCATTTAATTAgagaatttatgttttaaaatttaggcaaaatggaaaaaatctcTAATTGAtgagaaaaagtaaaatattttcttcgTTTGGGGTACACAGTTGCAAATTCGCGTATGATTTACAGTTGGAAAAAATTGACAAATTGGACAAGTTTTGTTTTGCATTTGGCAATTCCCTGAAACGAGTCTCGCATATTtgaagtagttgttgttgtagtgtgtggcaatatttaaaaatgtggcATTACCAAAGTACTGTTAATTTTCGTTTTCATTAATTACTTTATTGGTTTTGTTTTGATCTTGTTTTTCTCAAGAATATTGTACGAAAGCAGAccattcattaatttttcatttttgtgttggtttcatttgctaaattttataaaagttttacaaaaaacaaataaaaaaaaaatgtttggtccTTAAACTggttacaaaattattatagaaatgtttctaaaattgtttatatttggttTAATACTCTTTGTATTAATTTATTGGTgagtaaacatttataaataattaatgaaaattgGGTG
This genomic window contains:
- the Cdc27 gene encoding cell division cycle protein 27 homolog isoform X2: MKNCFDDIVKEFGEVACFVLQLIAQICVKTERNKIATMALRKALKLNPFMWQAFADLCQLGEYPDANNIFQIPNTDIFNTCQGNVNTNSMILFGGGGCAAGNLGSLNESGSINYSNFGTTNSNASVDGGFISQLSNSSNYILSTPIEQQIQPPSNNNGLGALQALTTPNNNNNNLNSSISMLRGTNVGQSVGSGGVVGQGVGQQNTSMMMLDDTPVGYTTNSEQTSITAQGQQQFDGGAGTPFRKQFKYLSAMSPTTPSFGVLPINSPCGGDSSFLGSLGAGHTQTNLNVTNSPLPQTLAEVNQEQKVIGKKMKGHVSSLINRKETSTNAGGGSKPSVFTQTGNITPRTPNNSGNVSNVPNIPNAAVRRSSRLFSHSAYSVKENNKSPNISNKFVQPRSPPRKTKTRMGKICLNNELIEDKSNANQTNADKVSEKNIRKDKEKVETITSAQTGINRSNEDAKVQLNNSLNSAQTMTHHLLALKKQSADGLMTLMRDLGEGFKQLAHFQCKGAIKHLEATIPKHHFSSSWVQSLIGMCHYELREYENAVAIFKRIHEQEPYRLDYMEIYSSSLWHLQKEVSLSALAQDLINQDKTSPITWCVAGNCFSLHKEHETAIKFFKRAVQVDPEFVYSYTLLGHELVLTEELDRAMDYFRSAVVRDPRHYNAWFGIGTIYSKQEKYELAELHYIKALKINPQNSVILVHIGAMQYFMQKKEQALQTLNTAATLDPKNPLARFHRGSIYFSLGKHQEALKELEELKEIVPKESVVFYLIGKIHKTLGNVDSALMHFSWATDLDPKGANNQIKDAFDSMSHPCCPTSMNDPGLDADLEPISERSDESTQAQDVNYDSDF
- the Cdc27 gene encoding cell division cycle protein 27 homolog isoform X1; protein product: MILQEPVQAAIWHCLNHYDHKDAVFLAERLCSEVETDETIFILATSYYRSNLIHQTYWLLREKSRRSPQCRFLQAKCAYQLKKYSEAECALTINGFGDMKNCFDDIVKEFGEVACFVLQLIAQICVKTERNKIATMALRKALKLNPFMWQAFADLCQLGEYPDANNIFQIPNTDIFNTCQGNVNTNSMILFGGGGCAAGNLGSLNESGSINYSNFGTTNSNASVDGGFISQLSNSSNYILSTPIEQQIQPPSNNNGLGALQALTTPNNNNNNLNSSISMLRGTNVGQSVGSGGVVGQGVGQQNTSMMMLDDTPVGYTTNSEQTSITAQGQQQFDGGAGTPFRKQFKYLSAMSPTTPSFGVLPINSPCGGDSSFLGSLGAGHTQTNLNVTNSPLPQTLAEVNQEQKVIGKKMKGHVSSLINRKETSTNAGGGSKPSVFTQTGNITPRTPNNSGNVSNVPNIPNAAVRRSSRLFSHSAYSVKENNKSPNISNKFVQPRSPPRKTKTRMGKICLNNELIEDKSNANQTNADKVSEKNIRKDKEKVETITSAQTGINRSNEDAKVQLNNSLNSAQTMTHHLLALKKQSADGLMTLMRDLGEGFKQLAHFQCKGAIKHLEATIPKHHFSSSWVQSLIGMCHYELREYENAVAIFKRIHEQEPYRLDYMEIYSSSLWHLQKEVSLSALAQDLINQDKTSPITWCVAGNCFSLHKEHETAIKFFKRAVQVDPEFVYSYTLLGHELVLTEELDRAMDYFRSAVVRDPRHYNAWFGIGTIYSKQEKYELAELHYIKALKINPQNSVILVHIGAMQYFMQKKEQALQTLNTAATLDPKNPLARFHRGSIYFSLGKHQEALKELEELKEIVPKESVVFYLIGKIHKTLGNVDSALMHFSWATDLDPKGANNQIKDAFDSMSHPCCPTSMNDPGLDADLEPISERSDESTQAQDVNYDSDF